NNNNNNNNNNNNNNNNNNNNNNNNNNNNNNNNNNNNNNNNNNNNNNNNNNNNNNNNNNNNNNNNNNNNNNNNNNNNNNNNNNNNNNNNNNNNNNNNNNNNNNNNNNNNNNNNNNNNNNNNNNNNNNNNNNNNNNNNNNNNNNNNNNNNNNNNNNNNNNNNNNNNNNNNNNNNNNNNNNNNNNNNNNNNNNNNNNNNNNNNNNNNNNNNNNNNNNNNNNNNNNNNNNNNNNNNNNNNNNNNNNNNNNNNNNNNNNNNNNNNNNNNNNNNNNNNNNNNNNNNNNNNNNNNNNNNNNNNNNNNNNNNNNNNNNNNNNNNNNNNNNNNNNNNNNNNNNNNNNNNNNNNNNNNNNNNNNNNNNNNNNNNNNNNNNNNNNNNNNNNNNNNNNNNNNNNNNNNNATTATCTTACATTTCTGCTATTCACATTATCTGCTAGACGCGTTGAAAAACATTCTTAGTAATACTCTCTCGCAATTCTTTTTAATACTTTCGAAGTTATCATATgtaatttatcaggaaatattataataatcatcatgaagaCTGAGGTTGCTTCTGCAGCTTTTGGCattcttgatttatttatgtgtgctCTTTTATTGCTGTTGCGCATGCTAAGTCAAGGATTCATCAACCTTTACGTTTCGCTGCCCTGTACATAATAATCCTACTTTTCATGAAACTGAATATATTCCTAACGGAAGGCTGTCATAATGCGTGAAtagtaaaatatacaaattaatgcTGAAAAAATTACTCGAAAACTTTGTCCTGAATATCAAAAGTTGTTCAAGTGTCAAACCTATGCTACCAtccaagaaaagaagagatgtcgaggaaaaaatgttttgcaaCTGTTATCCTTCATATGCACATGCTCATCGCAATCTTTGTGNNNNNNNNNNNNNNNNNNNNNNNNNNNNNNNNNNNNNNNNNNNNNNNNNNNNNNNNNNNNNNNNNNNNNNNNNNNNNNNNNNNNNNNNNNNNNNNNNNNNNNNNNNNNNNNNNNNNNNNNNNNNNNNNNNNNNNNNNNNNNNNNNNNNNNNNNNTTCGATATTATGCTTATAATATTTGCCATCTATTACTCCCATTAACTTTATATTTCCCCTCACCTGAGGGGAAATATAACCTAACAATGTTGCCAACGTTGTGGAAGCACAGAAATTACAGTAGGGATGGCTGTAATATCATATGCATGGTGTGATACTGGAGTATGCGgaaagatgatggtaatagtaataagctTAAGCACAGGACACCAAACATTTACCATCCAACCATCGCCACCGGATCCTACCCTTACTCCATCTTGTTGCATTCCATCCCGTTCCTCTTTTCCTTACTCCATCCTCGTCTTTTATTTCTTCGGATATGGCGAATATCTGAACTGAAAAAGACACGCCAGGCTGTAAGCGTAGGGTATGCTTCTACTCGTGAGATTTATTATGTTGAATTTAGTATTCAGCAGATTTAACGAGCAGTAGTCGGATGATGATCACTTCGTGCTAAGGAAATATGTCCCTCAATTCATATTGCTTGTGTTCAATTAAATATGTCTGCTTCAACTTTGTGCACTAGCCTTATGGTTCTCAACATCAATAGTACATAGACTTGAAAGTATACAACCACTGTACAGCCTCCTATCAACTTTACCCTTCTGACACGTTTTCATGTAGTACACATATGataaacactataatatatatcagggaGAGGGAAATGTTTTGATTGCAATATCTTTTATTTGCTCTTCATACAGAAATTGTGGGATACATATCTTCACCgtcaacaccaaaacaaaaatcatatatcGCATTACTGGTGGTTAACTTCAATGATGGGGAGTATGCTGACCATGGGTGAAAACTTCACTTGGGCCATTAGCTGTTAAATAGCagatcacatttcatcattaaaTCTATAAAGAACTGTTATTGAAATGGAGTTTCCTAATGATGGATATGTACGCCATGATTGAAGACTTTAACTTGGATGTGACCAAAGTTTGGAAGATCTTCGAATACACGTTCATCGGGAACCTTGCGATCCAGAGGGAAGCCATGTGGGCGATTGTCAGGGTATTTTCCATGGGAACCGTAGTGATTGAATTCGGTATTTTCGTGGAGTCCATCCACTGCTGCATCGGCTGCGCCATCAGTCACGGCTACAACAAGGTCGAATTCCAGACCCTGTTCATTACCCTTAGGGAGAAGGAATCGATTAGGAATACCAGTTGCACTCTCGAAACCTTTAAGtccagagtctgcacctcccaaGGCTTCTTTGGCCTTCTCAAAGAGAGTtgacatatgtgtataaaaaaattatacatttattgttaaaaaaaaatttctttcatctTACAGTCCCTACGGGAAAAACACGAAACCCGAACGAAAATGCTCGGAACCCTGTTTTACGTCCCTGAGGGTGCCTATTTTTCGCAACTCTTTTTGAGAAGGCCCAAAAGGaaccccttgggggttttttgcagatcgggaaatttaaaaaggttttcgaGAGTGCAACTGGTTTTCCTAATCGATTCCTTCCCCCTAAGGGTAAGAACAGGGTCGGAAATTCGCCCTTTTTTGTAGCCGTGTTTGTTTGGCGCACCCCGAGGCAGCAGGGGATGGACTccacaaaaaatcccaaatttcaaTCCCTAGGGTTTCCCATGGAAAATCCCCctgaaaatttcccccaaacaggGTTTCCCCTCTGGTTTCGCAAGGTTCCCGTAAACCCCGTGTTTTCGAAGATCTTCCAAATTTGGGCCATCCAATTAAAGTTTCAATCTGGCGTACATATCCATCATTAGGAAACTCCATTTAAATAAcagttcttttaaaattttaatgataaaatttggggtttgcaTTTAACAGCAAATTGGCCCAAGTAAAGGTTTTTCACCCATGGTCAGATACCCCATCATTGAATTTAAAACCAAACCAGTAAgcgatatatgttttgttttttttggtttttgcggTAAAGGGATATGTacccccacttttttcttttataagagaaaaataaaagatattgcaatcaaaacttttccccctctccctgatatatattatggggttttATCATATGTTACTAAATAAAAACGTTTTCCAGAAGGGGTAAAGTTGATGGGGAGGCTTTTACGTGGTTTTTAAACTTTAAAGTCTTGTACATTGATTTTGAGAACCAAAAAGGCTAGGCACAAAGTTGAAGCAGACATTTTTAATTGAACACAAGCAATATGAATTGGGGGAAAACATATTTCCTTAGCAGGGAAGTGATCATCATCCGACTATGCCCCCGTTAAATCTGCAATACTAAATTCAACATAAAAAATCCAGAGTAAAGGCATCCCCAAACGCTTACAGCCGggcgggggggggcctttttcagTTCGATATTCCCATatccgaagaaaaaaaagacgaggaggggagtaaggaaaaaaaggaaacgggtTTGGAATGCAACAAGATGGAGTAAGGGTGGGATCCGGTGGCGAGggtggattttaaattttttgtgcccCCTGTGCTtaagttattactattacctcaTCTTTCCGCATACCCCCGTATCACCCCCTCCCATATGATATTACACCCATCCTATGTAATTTGGGTGCTTCCACAACGTTGGcaacattttttggggtttttttccccccctcggggtaaaggggaaataaaaagggttaaaatgggAAATAATTTGGGAAATATTTAAGCTTTAATATCGAAATAATAAATATTTNNNNNNNNNNNNNNNNNNNNNNNNNNNNNNNNNNNNNNNNNNNNNNNNNNNNNNNNNNNNNNNNNNNNNNNNNNNNNNNNNNNNNNNNNNNNNNNNNNNNNNNNNNNNNNNNNNNNNNNNNNNNNNNNNNNNNNNNNNNNNNNNNNNNNNNNNNNNNTAGGTAAAAANNNNNNNNNNNNNNNNNNNNNNNNNNNNNNNNNNNNNNNNNNNNNNNNNNNNNNNNNNNNNNNNNCCCAAAGTTGCGATGAGGGCATGTgcataatgaaggaaaaaacagttgcaaaaacattttttcctcgacatccccttttttttggggggggggtttggagcaTGGGTTTTACATTTTAACAACTTTTGATATTCAGGAAAAAGTTTTCGATTAATTTTTTCAcccttaatttgttttttttatttattaaacgaATTATGACACCCTTCCTTTAGGAATATATTCAGTTTTTTGAAAAGTAGGATTTTTATGTACGGGCAGCAAAACGAAAAGGTTATAAATCTTGACTTAGAAATgcgaaaaacagcaaaaaaaagagcaacaaaaatttaaatcaaagaaGGGCCAAAAAGGGTGCAGAACCCCCCTCAgttttcatgatgattattataatatttcctgtTAAATTCCCATATGATAACTTTtcgaaagtattaaaaaaaatttgggcgaaGAGTTttacaaaaagaattttttttcaacGCGTCTAGAAAGGATTTTTTAATAGCAGAAAtgtaagataattataaaaattaNNNNNNNNNNNNNNNNNNNNNNNNNNNNNNNNNNNNNNNNNNNNNNNNNNNNNNNNNNNNNNNNNNNNNNNNNNNNNNNNNNNNNNNNNNNNNNNNNNNNNNNNNNNNNNNNNNNNNNNNNNNNNNNNNNNNNNNNNNNNNNNNNNNNNNNNNNNNNNNNNNNNNNNNNNNNNNNNNNNNNNNNNNNNNNNNNNNNNNNNNNNNNNNNNNNNNNNNNNNNNNNNNNNNNNNNNNNNNNNNNNNNNNNNNNNNNNNNNNNNNNNNNNNNNNNNNNNNNNNNNNNNNNNNNNNNNNNNNNNNNNNNNNNNNNNNNNNNNNNNNNNNNNNNNNNNNNNNNNNNNNNNNNNNNNNNNNNNNNNNNNNNNNNNNNNNNNNNNNNNNNNNNNNNNNNNNNNNNNNNNNNNNNNNNNNNNNNNNNNNNNNNNNNNNNNNNNNNNNNNNNNNNNNNNNNNNNNNNNNNNNNNNNNNNNNNNNNNNNNNNNNNNNNNNNNNNNNNNNNNNNNNNNNNNNNNNNNNNNNNNNNNNNNNNNNNNNNNNNNNNNNNNNNNNNNNNNNNNNNNNNNNNNNNNNNNNNNNNNNNNNNNNNNNNNNNNNNNNNNNNNNNNNNNNNN
This region of Penaeus monodon isolate SGIC_2016 chromosome 27, NSTDA_Pmon_1, whole genome shotgun sequence genomic DNA includes:
- the LOC119590489 gene encoding pseudohemocyanin-2-like; protein product: MSTLFEKAKEALGGADSGLKGFESATGIPNRFLLPKGNEQGLEFDLVVAVTDGAADAAVDGLHENTEFNHYGSHGKYPDNRPHGFPLDRKVPDERVFEDLPNFGHIQVKVFNHGVHIHH